In the genome of Candidatus Nitrosotenuis sp. DW1, one region contains:
- a CDS encoding helix-turn-helix domain-containing protein has product MTGGEKMFTINGNGKEVAELFKKFGLNEYESRVYFTLQISGKTKVGKLWVPAGVPQSKVYNTVQMLSTKGLVETTNLKPLEVRAKPFLRFANEYLTDKKCSLYEIQEKIDGYREVTRNNKLVRVVV; this is encoded by the coding sequence ATGACTGGAGGTGAAAAAATGTTCACGATAAACGGGAACGGAAAGGAGGTCGCCGAACTCTTCAAGAAGTTCGGTCTGAACGAGTACGAGTCGAGGGTGTACTTCACGCTCCAGATAAGCGGCAAGACCAAGGTGGGCAAACTGTGGGTTCCTGCCGGGGTGCCGCAGAGCAAGGTCTACAACACGGTCCAGATGCTCTCGACTAAGGGTCTGGTCGAGACCACCAACCTGAAGCCGCTCGAGGTGAGGGCGAAGCCCTTCCTGAGGTTCGCAAACGAGTACCTCACGGACAAGAAGTGCTCGCTCTACGAGATTCAGGAGAAGATAGACGGCTACAGGGAGGTGACAAGGAACAACAAATTGGTGCGGGTTGTCGTTTGA
- a CDS encoding GmrSD restriction endonuclease domain-containing protein, with protein MTEFARDDVQKIIDAFREWLKSEAAQKHLRTIEKEKQEVKDLMKKLDSMDKTSIEFTDWVLYGLLPYSKTKYAKRFSTFPVFMNIKLFLKNYNYSDAEWNQIANMIYGLSKKFQQNPEKMDKWIEEFVSDKVHTRMIQCGSITPIIFCINDSFPLINNRVIHTYNEFSTIFGWNDTMSQKLEHYLDNVEKVKKFITALEVPELNDLAVFDVFCYWYDYFYKASNPSDDEEAESEDEERIRVTEIDPRTFIENVPLENLAKFEPHSLRNPERIKINQIISNSSKGKWVLPNFQRYFDWNKNDVKEFLKSIFNDYYIGALLLWDVGKEPELDTVAIKGVDIKKEEIRPDSIILDGQQRITSLYYALRAPNFALRGSSAPVYFYINFSEFFNNQNESSGIIEVLPRKLGREESFKNMWFPFYELEKYSEWVDGYEDFLLKSSSDPDKIRSIRRIMDKKLRHIIDGFEIPYISLPDTMELPQVTDIFEKINTMGKVLSVFDLLIARLSKYQIELKKLWEESVKRHPKLPEYYKSIDKMPIYILQAISLCYNRTSSCKREDILNIHQNVFEPTDLSFEETWHEMAEYTNKAILKIENLRDGFGVKDKSVLPFAPMVPILAALIKDVDSRDNKVDCYKKLAMWYWSSVFSNAYSGAVDAQLTADFKEMKDWFSDDAKIPKTIDRARREFIALNLLDVRSKSNAMYRGVLSLLALEGSNDFNTNQTLENARNNDRDHLFPKAEFHSMRNVNSILNMSWMSDETNRKIKRYKKPSAYVKEFIKEKYGGNEKEFLKVLESHFINKNAYDSMTHDDFQGFISEREKIILDKIKNAMGIVGPTHDHTLITPEQPFSNRVAFWNAIKSCDGYIYWIDKYFSKEGLELLSQSLDTNRTKTVKILISIEKADEKFRSVFKDFRDELKNKNVICELRVITDSKLKSSIHDRWILSKNNCYNIPSADTVARGQYSEIKATENKPPFEDWWTKSLDIINDWNEIQKSRK; from the coding sequence ATGACGGAATTTGCAAGAGACGACGTTCAAAAAATAATCGATGCGTTCAGAGAATGGCTCAAGAGTGAAGCAGCTCAGAAACACCTACGAACAATCGAAAAGGAAAAGCAGGAAGTCAAAGACCTTATGAAAAAACTTGACTCCATGGATAAAACCAGCATCGAGTTCACGGACTGGGTATTGTACGGCCTCCTCCCTTATTCAAAAACCAAGTATGCAAAAAGATTCAGCACATTTCCGGTGTTCATGAACATCAAATTGTTCCTGAAGAATTACAATTATTCGGATGCGGAATGGAACCAAATCGCAAATATGATTTATGGGCTTAGTAAGAAGTTCCAACAAAATCCAGAGAAGATGGACAAGTGGATTGAAGAGTTTGTGTCGGACAAGGTACACACAAGAATGATACAATGCGGGTCTATAACTCCAATAATTTTCTGCATTAACGACTCATTTCCATTAATCAACAACCGAGTAATTCACACGTACAATGAATTTTCGACCATTTTCGGCTGGAATGACACCATGTCCCAAAAATTAGAGCATTATCTGGACAATGTTGAGAAGGTAAAGAAGTTCATTACGGCATTGGAGGTGCCTGAGCTGAATGACCTGGCGGTATTTGACGTGTTCTGTTATTGGTATGATTACTTTTACAAAGCAAGTAACCCCTCAGATGATGAGGAGGCAGAATCCGAAGATGAAGAAAGGATCAGAGTTACTGAAATCGATCCTCGCACATTCATTGAAAATGTGCCACTTGAAAATTTAGCTAAATTCGAGCCGCATTCCCTGCGAAACCCAGAAAGAATCAAGATTAATCAGATAATTTCCAATTCATCAAAAGGCAAATGGGTACTACCTAACTTCCAGAGATATTTTGATTGGAACAAGAACGACGTAAAAGAATTCCTAAAATCAATATTCAATGACTATTACATCGGTGCTTTACTTTTATGGGACGTGGGAAAAGAACCGGAATTAGATACCGTTGCAATCAAGGGCGTAGATATTAAAAAAGAGGAAATTAGGCCAGATTCTATAATTCTAGACGGGCAGCAGAGAATCACATCTCTGTACTATGCGTTAAGGGCACCAAACTTTGCTTTACGTGGCAGTAGCGCACCCGTGTATTTTTACATAAATTTTTCAGAGTTTTTCAATAATCAAAACGAGTCAAGCGGCATCATAGAAGTATTACCAAGAAAACTTGGCAGGGAAGAATCTTTCAAAAATATGTGGTTTCCGTTCTATGAGTTAGAAAAATATTCTGAGTGGGTGGACGGTTACGAGGATTTCTTACTGAAGTCATCGTCTGATCCGGACAAAATAAGGTCGATTAGAAGAATAATGGACAAGAAATTAAGGCACATAATCGACGGCTTTGAAATTCCGTACATCTCTTTGCCCGACACAATGGAGTTGCCGCAGGTGACTGACATATTTGAAAAAATAAACACCATGGGAAAGGTTCTCAGTGTGTTCGATTTGTTGATAGCTAGGCTTAGCAAATACCAAATTGAGCTGAAGAAACTTTGGGAGGAATCAGTTAAACGACATCCAAAACTACCGGAATATTACAAATCCATAGACAAAATGCCCATCTACATACTCCAAGCGATTTCTCTTTGTTATAACAGAACAAGTTCCTGTAAGAGAGAAGACATCCTAAATATCCATCAAAATGTCTTTGAGCCGACTGATCTATCTTTTGAAGAAACATGGCATGAGATGGCAGAGTACACAAACAAGGCCATATTGAAAATTGAAAATCTCCGAGATGGTTTCGGAGTAAAAGACAAGAGCGTATTGCCGTTTGCTCCGATGGTTCCAATACTGGCTGCTCTGATCAAAGATGTTGACTCGAGGGACAACAAGGTAGACTGTTATAAAAAACTGGCAATGTGGTATTGGTCGTCGGTGTTCTCTAACGCTTATTCCGGTGCTGTAGACGCCCAACTAACCGCTGATTTCAAGGAAATGAAGGACTGGTTTTCTGATGATGCCAAGATACCAAAGACCATTGACAGGGCCAGAAGGGAATTTATCGCCTTGAATCTCTTGGACGTACGTTCCAAATCAAACGCCATGTACCGAGGAGTATTATCACTACTTGCATTGGAGGGATCTAATGATTTCAACACCAACCAGACCTTGGAAAATGCCAGGAACAACGACAGAGATCATTTGTTCCCTAAAGCCGAATTCCACTCCATGCGAAATGTTAACTCCATTCTAAACATGAGTTGGATGTCGGATGAAACTAACAGGAAGATAAAGAGATACAAGAAGCCATCCGCATATGTCAAGGAATTCATCAAGGAAAAATACGGTGGAAACGAAAAAGAGTTCCTGAAGGTTTTAGAAAGTCACTTCATAAACAAAAACGCATACGACTCCATGACGCATGATGATTTTCAGGGATTTATTTCGGAACGTGAGAAAATCATCCTCGATAAAATCAAGAATGCCATGGGTATTGTAGGCCCCACACATGACCACACTTTGATAACCCCGGAGCAACCGTTTTCAAACCGTGTTGCTTTCTGGAATGCGATAAAATCATGCGACGGCTACATCTATTGGATTGACAAGTATTTTTCAAAAGAAGGCTTGGAGCTACTCTCACAGTCATTAGATACGAACAGAACTAAAACTGTGAAGATTCTAATTTCAATTGAAAAGGCGGATGAAAAGTTCAGAAGTGTTTTCAAAGATTTCAGAGATGAGTTGAAGAATAAAAACGTCATCTGCGAACTCAGAGTGATAACTGACTCTAAGCTAAAATCAAGCATACATGACAGATGGATATTGTCAAAAAATAACTGCTATAACATACCATCGGCCGACACGGTAGCGAGGGGCCAATATAGCGAAATAAAGGCCACTGAAAATAAACCGCCCTTTGAGGATTGGTGGACAAAAAGCCTAGATATTATCAATGACTGGAATGAAATTCAAAAAAGTAGAAAATGA
- a CDS encoding DUF262 domain-containing protein, with protein sequence MERRPTMQDITWFLDLHRQGQLDLDPPYQRRSVWTPTDREYFLDTIFKNYPCPAIFLHKETDDVGKTTYHVVDGKQRLQTILMFKDNEVSIGKKFGDVNFVGKKFEDLSPDQKKRFWDYVIIVDFVNPNSGLINEVFDRLNRNARNLNEQELRHAKYDGWFINEVEKEAENGFWEIVKISTKTKSKRMKDIQFISELLMVIIEKKIIGFDQNHIDTIYAKYNDLSNPEVVFEEDSYISEKDRIRNYLNEVEKEKVITKWAITANNFYTLWSLVALLNVDELPAPKDLATKYNSFMEQVNEITEQTDPTKLDKNIVGTVYRYYENSRGASTDLKQRTERLNALKNGILQR encoded by the coding sequence ATGGAAAGAAGACCGACTATGCAAGACATAACATGGTTTCTTGATTTGCACCGTCAAGGTCAGCTAGATTTAGATCCTCCATACCAAAGAAGAAGTGTTTGGACACCTACTGATAGAGAATATTTTCTTGATACGATATTTAAAAACTATCCGTGCCCGGCGATTTTTCTTCACAAAGAAACAGACGATGTGGGAAAAACAACGTATCACGTAGTAGATGGAAAACAGAGATTACAAACAATCCTCATGTTTAAAGATAATGAGGTAAGTATCGGTAAAAAATTTGGGGATGTCAATTTTGTGGGGAAAAAATTCGAAGATCTGTCACCTGACCAAAAAAAGAGATTCTGGGATTATGTAATAATCGTTGATTTTGTCAATCCGAACTCTGGATTAATTAACGAAGTATTTGATAGGCTCAATAGGAATGCTCGGAATCTGAATGAGCAAGAGCTAAGACATGCCAAATATGATGGTTGGTTCATTAATGAGGTTGAAAAAGAAGCAGAGAATGGTTTTTGGGAGATTGTTAAGATTAGTACAAAAACTAAATCCAAGCGAATGAAGGATATCCAGTTCATATCTGAGTTGCTGATGGTAATAATTGAGAAAAAAATTATCGGATTCGATCAAAACCATATCGATACCATTTATGCTAAATATAACGATCTATCTAATCCAGAAGTTGTGTTTGAAGAGGATTCATACATAAGTGAGAAAGACAGAATCAGAAACTATCTAAATGAAGTAGAGAAAGAGAAGGTGATAACAAAATGGGCAATTACTGCTAATAATTTTTACACGTTATGGTCTTTAGTAGCATTGTTGAATGTTGATGAATTACCTGCGCCTAAAGATTTGGCAACAAAATACAATTCATTCATGGAACAAGTCAATGAAATAACTGAACAAACCGATCCTACAAAACTAGACAAAAACATAGTTGGTACTGTGTATCGCTATTATGAAAATTCACGAGGAGCTAGTACTGATCTCAAACAAAGAACTGAAAGACTCAATGCTCTGAAAAATGGTATTCTTCAACGTTGA
- a CDS encoding N-6 DNA methylase translates to MSITQQQKKSLGAFYTPTEIADFLAGWAIRSKQDVVLDPGSGEGVFMKSAHNRLVENGAGKKEARKRIFGIEYDNDTYKILSSEFEGFNVIHSSFFDISPSKKQNSGLPPMDAVIGNPPYIERERLEGAHSIREKMIESNNTDSPLHLVTDAYGYFLIHATSFLKNEGRLAFIVSDSWLNMDFGMALKAFLLKNYRINAIVGFEERVFLNALVRTVLILAEKSQDVGDNQVAFVRLKNIHDIEKLQPILDNKKKSDDSIKIMRIKQSELNFRDTWGVYLKASKSYFDIMAKPIIIPLKEVANIGIGIQSLKNDFYIVDEDRAQQLGLEKKFLEEVVMSPRSSPIVIENKKQIHDFVIYCDKYQTELKGTKLLEYVKKSEKSEVSQRGKEKKVIGYHNVPRINQARRDPWYNMIPEIEKRCRGTIILPRRSYNRFFAVWNKARVVVNDNFINIEPKNPSHVMPLLAILNSSFFEYLCRVRSQTYGGGIHDLRPDDVKNMPLINPNTISKEKLRELGKAYDKFVKSGGTDRIAIDSIMKDILNLKKSNWMELKKNQDELGLLASISSGKGKK, encoded by the coding sequence ATGAGCATAACACAGCAGCAAAAAAAGAGCCTTGGAGCATTCTACACGCCAACTGAGATTGCAGACTTTCTTGCAGGATGGGCAATCCGTTCTAAGCAAGATGTCGTTTTAGATCCTGGGTCCGGCGAAGGGGTGTTTATGAAAAGTGCACATAACCGCCTTGTCGAAAATGGGGCCGGTAAAAAGGAGGCACGAAAAAGGATTTTCGGGATTGAGTATGACAACGATACTTACAAGATATTATCGTCAGAATTCGAGGGTTTTAACGTAATCCACTCGAGCTTTTTCGACATATCCCCATCAAAGAAGCAAAACAGCGGCCTTCCCCCAATGGATGCTGTTATCGGAAACCCGCCATACATCGAAAGAGAACGACTGGAGGGGGCGCATTCCATCAGAGAGAAGATGATAGAGTCGAACAATACTGATTCTCCGTTGCATCTAGTTACTGATGCATATGGATATTTTCTCATCCATGCCACAAGTTTCTTAAAAAATGAAGGTAGACTCGCATTCATTGTTTCAGATAGTTGGCTCAACATGGACTTCGGAATGGCATTGAAGGCATTTTTATTAAAAAATTATAGAATCAACGCAATAGTGGGATTTGAAGAACGCGTGTTCTTAAATGCCCTAGTAAGAACGGTTCTGATTCTTGCAGAAAAATCTCAGGATGTTGGAGACAATCAGGTAGCGTTCGTCAGGCTAAAGAACATCCATGACATTGAAAAATTACAACCAATATTGGACAATAAGAAAAAGAGCGACGATTCAATCAAAATCATGAGGATAAAACAGTCGGAACTAAACTTCAGAGACACGTGGGGGGTCTATCTGAAAGCATCAAAATCATACTTTGACATAATGGCAAAACCAATTATCATACCACTAAAAGAAGTTGCAAACATCGGTATTGGAATCCAATCGCTGAAAAATGACTTCTACATAGTTGATGAAGATAGAGCACAGCAGCTCGGATTAGAAAAAAAGTTCCTAGAAGAAGTAGTCATGTCCCCCCGCAGCTCTCCCATAGTAATAGAAAACAAAAAACAAATTCATGACTTTGTGATTTATTGCGACAAGTATCAGACCGAACTCAAGGGCACAAAATTGTTAGAATACGTAAAGAAATCTGAAAAGTCAGAAGTCAGTCAGAGAGGAAAAGAAAAGAAAGTCATCGGGTATCACAATGTTCCAAGAATCAACCAGGCCAGAAGGGATCCATGGTACAACATGATTCCTGAAATTGAAAAGAGATGTAGGGGCACGATAATTCTACCCCGACGAAGCTACAACAGATTCTTTGCAGTGTGGAACAAGGCCAGAGTAGTAGTTAACGACAATTTCATAAACATAGAGCCAAAGAACCCGTCTCATGTTATGCCATTACTTGCCATTTTGAACTCGTCATTTTTTGAATACCTGTGCAGGGTAAGGTCTCAGACATACGGTGGTGGAATACACGACTTGAGACCGGATGACGTGAAGAACATGCCTCTGATAAACCCGAACACAATTTCAAAGGAAAAACTGAGAGAACTAGGCAAGGCGTACGACAAATTTGTCAAAAGCGGCGGAACTGACAGAATTGCAATAGACAGCATAATGAAGGATATTTTGAACCTGAAAAAGAGCAATTGGATGGAACTGAAAAAAAATCAGGACGAACTTGGATTGCTAGCGTCAATTTCAAGTGGTAAGGGCAAAAAATAA
- a CDS encoding BsuBI/PstI family type II restriction endonuclease, whose product MSIREIQKILDQLGFPQAFNTEQTAICVISLFDNHPKLLRIHDIIVHARKYLGKNYAENTRESIRKLSLKRLVNHGLAIFNKDDPSRSINSGKWNQCLTDEFYTILKSSQKDRPSLIKSWTKLHKNLKENSIDTTHKVSIKISDNKHLDLSPGPHNTLERHIIENLVHSKIKQPEVVYVGDTKKKMLYVNEDLVAKLGIILDKHDKLPDVIVWSKSDKKFFVIESVTSVGPVEESRKSEINNIINKKASKNYSIVYITAFLDRRTFAKFSSKIASDSFVWIAAEPDGLIHFSKKGIDL is encoded by the coding sequence GTGAGCATACGAGAAATCCAGAAAATTTTGGACCAATTGGGATTTCCTCAAGCGTTCAACACGGAACAGACCGCAATATGTGTAATCTCATTATTTGACAACCACCCAAAACTACTCAGAATACACGATATCATTGTACATGCGAGGAAGTATCTGGGAAAAAATTATGCAGAAAACACAAGGGAATCCATAAGAAAACTGTCCCTAAAGAGGCTGGTAAATCATGGTCTTGCAATATTTAACAAAGATGACCCGTCCAGATCTATCAACTCCGGTAAATGGAATCAGTGTCTTACAGATGAGTTCTACACTATTCTGAAATCCTCTCAAAAAGACAGGCCGTCTCTTATAAAATCATGGACTAAATTGCACAAAAACTTGAAAGAGAACTCAATAGACACCACTCATAAAGTTTCAATAAAAATATCGGATAACAAACATCTTGACCTTAGCCCTGGGCCACACAATACGCTAGAGAGACACATAATAGAAAATTTGGTCCATTCCAAAATAAAGCAACCAGAAGTTGTCTATGTTGGAGACACCAAAAAGAAAATGCTATATGTGAATGAGGATCTTGTCGCAAAGCTTGGCATCATTTTAGACAAACACGATAAACTTCCGGATGTCATCGTGTGGTCAAAATCAGATAAAAAGTTCTTCGTGATAGAATCTGTCACCAGTGTAGGGCCTGTAGAGGAAAGCAGGAAATCTGAAATTAACAACATAATCAACAAGAAAGCAAGTAAAAACTACTCAATCGTTTACATTACTGCCTTTTTGGATAGGAGAACATTTGCAAAGTTTTCCAGCAAAATAGCAAGTGATTCCTTCGTTTGGATTGCAGCGGAACCCGATGGACTGATTCATTTTTCTAAAAAAGGTATTGACCTTTGA
- a CDS encoding argonaute/piwi family protein has product MSSSFEAKYIPEPELVFGSKGEEKDPRIGLKRYGPYFYSDEEKPLESVRVGIIGNRSGIDMIKKIIETIKEPISSPKTNKWLYPDYPGMKMDTPFKCSIKTSKNWEIVLTDDFDLKKIESTLDVNQRIAEGVNLYVEKIKELKGDDEPDVILCVLPKLIEEYCGISEKTRGAKKVRMTPLEQEIAELKEKKQGFLTDFGFEIATKKIPDKSYDFRNSLKGKVMELGIPTQIIRSTTCEHFLKYGEMKKHTKQDPSSMAWNFSTAIYYKANGKPWRLAKLRMDTCYVGVSFFVDKLHPKQEIQISMAQVFTHNGEGLVLRGTEVEVNEHTKQAHLKKDQAKSLLKNAIEKYISRSKRNPSRVVIHKKSAFSPEEQEGFNEAIYEFGNISKDFVTIKSEPSGINFLRMGAYPVLRGTMISVDDDSVLLYSSGFSPRIRTYAGHRIPNPLSITHIGESSKEEIAEEILGLTKLNWNTTSFSTFLPITLSFADGVGKILSELPKEKFVQDHYRFFM; this is encoded by the coding sequence ATGAGCTCTAGTTTTGAGGCAAAATACATTCCAGAACCAGAGCTGGTCTTTGGAAGCAAGGGAGAAGAAAAGGATCCGAGAATCGGCCTGAAAAGATACGGACCTTACTTTTACTCTGATGAAGAGAAACCTCTCGAAAGTGTCAGAGTGGGAATAATTGGAAACAGATCAGGCATAGATATGATAAAGAAAATAATTGAGACAATAAAAGAGCCAATCAGTAGTCCCAAGACCAACAAGTGGCTTTATCCGGATTATCCGGGAATGAAGATGGACACACCGTTCAAGTGTAGCATAAAAACATCAAAGAATTGGGAGATCGTCCTAACAGATGACTTTGATTTAAAGAAAATTGAATCCACTCTTGATGTGAACCAGAGAATCGCAGAGGGCGTAAACCTCTATGTCGAAAAGATCAAAGAATTGAAAGGGGATGATGAACCTGACGTCATACTCTGTGTCTTGCCAAAATTAATTGAAGAGTACTGTGGCATTTCTGAGAAAACTCGTGGTGCAAAAAAAGTAAGAATGACACCGCTTGAACAAGAAATTGCCGAACTAAAAGAGAAAAAACAGGGTTTTCTTACGGATTTTGGGTTTGAAATTGCAACGAAAAAAATCCCAGATAAGAGCTATGATTTTAGAAACTCACTAAAAGGAAAGGTGATGGAGTTAGGAATTCCAACTCAGATAATCCGTTCTACTACGTGCGAACATTTTTTGAAATATGGCGAGATGAAAAAACACACAAAACAAGATCCATCTTCCATGGCATGGAATTTCAGCACAGCGATTTACTACAAGGCAAACGGAAAGCCCTGGAGACTCGCAAAACTTCGAATGGATACGTGCTATGTAGGAGTATCGTTTTTTGTAGACAAACTCCATCCAAAGCAAGAAATACAAATCTCAATGGCTCAAGTGTTCACCCATAACGGCGAAGGTCTGGTATTGAGGGGAACAGAGGTAGAAGTAAACGAGCATACAAAACAGGCACACTTGAAAAAGGACCAGGCAAAATCACTACTAAAGAATGCTATAGAAAAATACATCAGCAGATCAAAGAGAAATCCATCACGTGTGGTCATTCACAAAAAATCTGCATTTTCTCCAGAAGAACAGGAAGGATTCAATGAGGCGATTTATGAATTTGGAAACATATCGAAAGACTTTGTCACGATAAAAAGTGAGCCATCCGGAATCAACTTCCTGAGGATGGGCGCATATCCAGTATTGCGCGGAACCATGATATCAGTTGATGATGACTCTGTTTTGTTATACTCATCTGGATTTTCTCCAAGAATCAGAACATATGCAGGCCACAGAATACCAAATCCACTTAGCATTACACATATCGGAGAATCGTCAAAGGAAGAAATTGCGGAAGAAATTCTTGGTCTAACCAAACTTAATTGGAATACTACATCATTTTCAACATTCTTGCCAATCACACTCAGCTTTGCAGATGGAGTTGGAAAGATATTATCTGAACTTCCAAAGGAGAAATTTGTTCAGGATCATTATCGATTTTTCATGTAG
- a CDS encoding AlbA family DNA-binding domain-containing protein: MDKIKKGVVINDELSEPLAGHVIDYLLSFPKETPFLDFKTTMDVGKDSDFPKIVKDVFAFSNNGGGYLIIGVKPNDHSNKDIRGSFIKNGLPEDYEADQATIQQKINAYTDNPIEIDYTQFERMVNGEQRKFAIMFIPASTSLLKPTRDGIYKINGVEKKAFLKDTPYVRRGTQSIPAEPPEVARIQKRIEDENYRLSLLSGEPDKIEERLFSNIFEVKSIPKRIHIGTAKFSNYFEDIQHLQEKYPGVRHFPLRYRHYEDKIVTFQDLSDSNDLHHELVLRDDISHESTGSWLDDGPKENIVTSLLNKEIGEQARRQGMRYFDKTKKIYYPTTADSRIESWPTRYKGVSNKTVAKKMWAEQLHRSVFVHLAAKVSIVKLGGKFFLKLNLTRVISDDGRNVSKGEREGTIITRSGYNTFNNQYLNDVLFWINKLGNAEDVKVMDDFVISIDPVQTTMNRGISWDIPTSEIKFFIENYVPEEDESEEDGEDNEL; this comes from the coding sequence ATGGACAAGATAAAGAAAGGAGTTGTCATTAACGATGAGTTATCAGAACCATTAGCAGGGCACGTCATAGACTATCTTCTCTCATTCCCTAAGGAGACCCCATTTCTTGACTTTAAAACAACCATGGATGTGGGGAAGGATTCTGATTTTCCAAAGATCGTCAAAGATGTCTTTGCATTTTCTAACAATGGCGGCGGTTATCTAATAATCGGAGTGAAACCAAATGATCATTCAAACAAAGACATCAGGGGTTCTTTCATTAAAAATGGGTTACCAGAAGACTACGAAGCGGATCAAGCAACAATACAACAGAAAATAAACGCGTATACAGATAACCCAATTGAGATTGATTATACCCAATTTGAAAGAATGGTGAATGGGGAACAAAGGAAATTTGCAATTATGTTCATTCCGGCATCAACATCTCTGTTAAAGCCAACTCGGGACGGGATTTACAAAATCAACGGTGTTGAGAAGAAAGCGTTTCTTAAAGACACACCATATGTCAGAAGGGGTACGCAGAGTATACCTGCAGAGCCGCCCGAAGTTGCAAGAATACAAAAAAGAATCGAGGATGAAAATTATCGGCTATCCCTACTAAGCGGGGAGCCAGACAAGATAGAAGAGAGATTATTTAGCAATATTTTTGAAGTCAAGTCAATTCCAAAACGAATTCACATCGGGACTGCAAAATTTAGTAATTATTTTGAAGATATACAACATCTACAGGAAAAATATCCGGGCGTAAGGCACTTTCCGTTACGTTATAGACATTATGAAGACAAAATTGTTACATTTCAAGATCTAAGTGATTCTAACGATCTTCATCACGAATTAGTTTTACGTGACGATATTTCACATGAATCCACTGGGAGCTGGCTCGATGACGGTCCAAAAGAGAACATTGTGACTTCTCTGCTCAACAAAGAGATTGGAGAGCAAGCAAGACGACAAGGAATGAGATACTTCGATAAAACGAAAAAGATCTACTATCCAACAACCGCTGATTCCAGGATAGAATCGTGGCCAACAAGATACAAGGGAGTATCCAATAAGACAGTCGCAAAGAAAATGTGGGCGGAGCAGCTACATAGATCTGTTTTTGTTCATCTGGCAGCAAAGGTATCAATAGTGAAATTGGGAGGCAAATTCTTTCTGAAACTTAATCTGACTAGAGTAATCAGCGATGATGGTAGAAATGTTTCAAAGGGCGAAAGAGAAGGAACAATAATCACACGGAGTGGATACAACACCTTCAACAATCAGTATCTTAACGATGTTTTATTTTGGATTAACAAGCTGGGAAATGCTGAAGACGTTAAAGTGATGGATGATTTTGTCATATCGATTGACCCGGTACAAACTACCATGAATCGTGGAATATCCTGGGATATTCCAACTTCAGAAATAAAGTTCTTCATTGAGAACTATGTTCCTGAGGAAGACGAATCGGAAGAGGATGGGGAAGATAATGAGCTCTAG
- a CDS encoding DUF2958 domain-containing protein yields MVEQDIPKLYDTEDIPAEKKVIYQKWAIPQIGFYWFIAELDRKENIAYGYANLNDDLFAEWGYISIDELKENNATLCREWKPCAFEEAQKIIKQYRRDQNRG; encoded by the coding sequence ATGGTTGAGCAAGACATCCCGAAACTATACGACACAGAGGACATACCTGCTGAGAAAAAGGTAATCTATCAAAAATGGGCAATTCCGCAGATTGGCTTTTACTGGTTCATAGCGGAACTCGACAGGAAGGAGAACATAGCATACGGGTACGCCAACCTGAACGACGACCTGTTTGCGGAATGGGGCTACATCAGCATCGACGAGCTGAAAGAAAACAACGCGACCCTCTGCCGGGAGTGGAAGCCCTGCGCCTTTGAGGAGGCCCAGAAGATAATCAAGCAGTACCGGAGGGATCAGAATCGAGGATGA